The genomic DNA atatgaaattacaTGAACTAGATAATGATGTTGAAATTTCTAGGTTTTTCTTCAAGATTGATAGAGAATCAATATGTTCATTTTCAAGTTGTGTTATTCGAGATTCAAACCTGGCCACGTGGAAGAGAGTTCTTTTCTGCCAATGTATGTTTTGGTTGATAAGCCCCCATGGCTATTTCTGTGTCCCttgatccatccattgatcTCTGATTAATATTTGCTGATCCAATTATTACATATCCATCATCAACTATCATTCCTTTAGCAtgaacataaatcataaaacgCCTGAACTTTTTAACTGATACCTGATTAAATAAAGAGAGAACAAATAAGTTGAAATGTGAATCTTAATGTTCTAATTACCAACTAACTACTAATAAAAGAAGTTTGCAAATGAAATTAAACTCAAACAAGAATGAACTGGTTATCTTATAATTCAAAATACTAAGCTACCGATGTCTCAAATGTATGAATGCAGGATTCCCTCGCAGCCAGGAATCTGAAAGTAGAAGGGTAGCCTAGCATACCAAGGCGCGATTTTCAGATGATTGACTTTGTGTTGATAGACTTTCACGCGAATGAGGTTCTCTCTTTCCAAGGCAGTAAAAATTGAGATAATCTTGTGGATGATAACATTCAGAGAGACCTGCTTTTGCAAGTGCATCTGCAACAATCTTATACATCATAGACATTGTTTGTCCCTGCCAGAACAAGATTTCTTGAACAGCAGCACTAGTTGGAACTCCTTCTGGCCACATTGGTATGACTATATACACAGAAAATCGTTCATGTGCGATTATCTTGCTTGCAATTTTTAATGCCAACTCCATTGGAATCAAGTGATTTGCACCTATTGAAGATAAgatatcaaaaaataaaaaactcccATGTCTAGGTGCTTATTATAAGCCCTAAAAACATATTGTAAACTTTTTATAGATGCATTTATACTGTAACAATGTTAAACTTTATCCACCTGCATTTCTATACGTAGGCCAATGATATGAGGAGCCTAGAAAATACTGATTCTCAATATAAACGAAGCGCTGAGCCGATCTTATTGCTTTTACATAAGCAGCATGGATGCTTTGGTcaacttttaagttttttccACATAAAAGATTCTGCAGAAAGTTGATAATAATAAGAGAAGTTAAACATAAAGACTAATTGAATTCAGTAGAAAACTAGAAATCACACCACAATGCAAATTAAGTTGATGAAAATAATGAAGCACTTAAGGCATAAGTGGACATCACGTACAATCTTGTTCTCACCTGAGCCTTTGCTTTGTCAACATCCTTTGGAAATCCCTTCACAGATCCTGAATCTATGGACCGAAATACCTGTATTTAATACTTgttcataataatttttaatgatCTGACCTATTATAATTGAttgacaattttaaaaatatttacactAATAGTGTATGCAATTAAATTAGTAGTGTATATATACCTGCACATGCCAATTCTCAGGATCAGTTTCTTCGGTTACACGAACAGATTTATCACCATCAGGACCAGAAGATGGCTTGACAATCCATGAAATACGATCTAGCCTTAGCAAAGCATCATCATGCCAGTTTGTTACTTTTCTGAGCCTGAAGTCGCGCCATTTTTTGGCCTTCCTTGATCTTTGTTCAAAGTTGGTCAATATATCATATGCAGCCGGACCTTCAATTTTGCAATGTAAGTCATGCCATGGTTGCCTTGGTGCAGAAGAGTTAGAATTTAACTGCAGCATACACCATACAATTCCAACAAAGTACTACTTATGTCAATTTTTATGACGATATTCTTTTATCAGCTATGACAGTGTTGTGAAGGGtacataaaaaagaaatatttgattATCTTCAGCATTTATGGTAACCACTTACTTGAAATGTAGGATTATGGAAATCATTTTGAAAGACTGTATCAAGATCACTAAAAAGCCTATGCTCAGGAGTATCATATCTGCCATCACACAGGTCAAGACCACCAATAAAAGCGGTTATTTTCCGATTATTCCCAGAACCTTGTGTGTCTACAAGCACACATTTCTGGTGATGCGTAAAGAGTGTTCCCACAACCTGGTCCAAAAGATTCAACAGAATTGGTACTAAAACAATGTACACTAATATATCTAAtctgtttatgttttttaattaatgtgaAATCTTCCAACTAATAAAGATACAACAACACAGTGAAAATGGGAGATAATATCTTTATCCaacttatatattttcaaagtttACGTTCTGAAAATAACTACATGCCTGTTGCTTGAAAATACTGAGTTTATTGCTTGCATAACGCGGAGATAATATACAATGAACTGTTGAATgtttaaaaaactttttagtTTCTTCATCATGAGTCTGCATCACACCTTCCTGCaatcaacaaaatcaattatatctatgtatattgATACATGAATAGAAAAttgttatcaaaattaaaatgcaaCTATGTCTACATTATTAAACCATGAAATGAGGATTACTGTTTTCAAAAGAAACTTGTCATGTGAAGTCCTGTCATCCCAAATCAACATAACAACTCTTAACCCTTCTTGTGacttatatttcaaaagttctcCAAGTGAAAGCTCTCCACCAGACGGCAATGGTTTTGTTGGCTCTCGAACAAGCTTCACAGGGTGAAAAATCGAccatccaataatatatatcatatgatGAGCTTCCAAAATTGCATGACAAATATCCTCCCAACATTTACTATGTTGAAACATTTTTCCACCTTCGAGTTCGATCTCAGGTAGCATACCATCCGGTACATGTGCATCTTGATAAAGAGTGACATTCCCTCCTCTTCTAAGAGGAAAATATGTACCAGGAACGCCATAATTAACACTTCCATTATCTTCATTAACATCAATAGACATATACTGAATTGAAATATGCAGTTCAGGATAAGGTTTCAAGCAGTTTCCATATTGACCAATAATTGGAAACCAATCATTAAGAATGTTTCCAGAGAGTATCTTTTGAACAGGTATTTCCACAACTCCAATGAGTTCAGCACCAAGAATATCATTATCTTTTACTAGAAATTCAATTTTGTGAGCAGGATGAGCAACAGGAACAAGAAAATGTTCATCCCATAAAGGGTTTTCGCAATTCGGAATGACTCTTGTTTGTGCTATGGTTGCACCAGCTAGACAAATAGATACATAAGGGTCACTTGTTATGATCTTGTCTTTTCCTGAGTGGGTTTTGAGTCCTTTTACAAAAGGTGGTGTGCAACTATTTCCCATAGTTAGACATTTTCTAATTGCTTCAGTTGATAAATCTAGATTTGGAAGAGATTTTGCTTCTATGATAAATAGATCTAAGTCACCATGTAAGAAAACTGGATACTCATTACCACCACCTTGAACTTGATCCATTTCAACAATATATATGATTGAATTTTCCTAAGCTacataactatttattttttcagaaaatggaaataaaattcTAGAGGCATAATAATGGTTTTCAAAAACTTATGTCTCATTAAAAAAAGGGAGATTAAGGAGAAGAATGCAATGATAAGAAATGAATTATGGAAAAGAAACTAAATGATGATTTAGATGGATTGAGATTGAGATAGCAACAAGgttaaatcaaatttcaattctGCAGACAGAGGAAAGTTCAACACCACATCCATTGGAAGCAAGAGAGAGAGGTTTGGCAGGCCGAAAATGGTGTGAGGAATTGTAAGTTTGGTATTCAATTATCtctcatttgatttttcatttccAAAATTGGCAAATTCAAAACGAAAAATATGCATGAGAGAAAGTattaacaataaatttattattattattatttaaccaacatttttttgacaaaattatttaacCAACATTGGTCCTTAATTATGTGGTCATAAGTTTGATTTACTATAACTAATGTGTATAGAAGAATAGAAGTTGAAAATATCAGCCCCTTCCACAGAGTTCATTCAACAAAGTAATTTGGATTATACCGTCCAAGTTAAAAAAGCTGTGAAAGATTATATCATCCATTTTGTTGGTTTTAACAACATAACTTGGATTATTTTGGTATATCTTATCTACCAGTTTAATTGATATATACTTATATAATAAGCTTTGATGTTATTGCAGAAAAGTTAGTTAAATAGTTTGGAGAGGTTCAAAGTAAGAAAGGAAAAAGTGTCTGTCAAATGAATAGCCAAAATCCCAAAACCGCAAAAAGAGTCCCACACCGAAGAGTCTATAAAAGCAGAAGAACACATGTCCTATATATAATCCGCAAGGAGCTTGAAGTTTACAAACACTATAAACCTTCTTTCTTGATGGATGATTACATATATAAGGTCTCAATATCGGATCTAAGAGGTTTATCTCTCAAGAAATCCGTTAAATTTTCTccattcctttaaaaaaaggaataatgatatttgaacaatcaatagttaaaaatttttgaaatactttttcttctttctctaccGTTTTTATTAGTGGTCATTTTTTAAAGCGTAATGTTTTATGTTACGATAAAAGCAAAACAAGAAACATGCGAAATAATCTGATCCTTAATGCGTTGGCAATCTAAACAAACCCTTAATTTAAACGGCTTTTGTGATAACTCAATTAAATTTGTCACCGTtagacaagaaaaaaaaacacctttCTCCTATCTATGAGACTCTATTCTCTCTATTGGTATTTTAATGGTGAAATTGCGGAGGTTATGGATTTTTCTCCATTGttaaaaactaattatttttgagttttttgttttattcttcacattcctttaaaaaaaggaTTATTAGCATGTACACCTATTcataagaaaaatttattatacCTCTAATAACTTGATTCTCTTAAACACAAGTGCCCAGGGTTTGATAAattacatgataaaaaaaagggttaaatatgtttttggtccctataaatatgtcaatttttcgttttaatccctctaaaattttccttcaacttttagtccctataaagttttcaatcttcacttttggtccatcttttaaagtaaactcatatgtagaattcatattatttaataaaattttccagaaaaattcaaaatattataagaatgactccaaaaaaaattaataattttttaacaaaacaagaatttaatatgaatttttatattgtttatggttaaaaattcatatttaatttgtgttttgttaaaaaaatctaattttttttaagaattgtttttagaatatttgacacatttctgcacaatttcattaaaaaaatacaaaaattaaattaaaaatagagacaaaaagtagtgattgaaaattttatagggactaaaagttgaaggaaaattttagagggactaaaacgaaaagttgacatatttatagggaccaaaaacatatttaaccctaaagtGACAGACGCGGTAAATTCATGAGACCAAGTGACAGTTTCTCTCGAACCACATCACAGTCGATCTCAAGTTGCTTCGTACGTTAATTAAACATACAATTAGAAGCATAGTGTAGTTCGCTCGTATTATTACAATACAAGACGGCGACTTAAGAGAAAGTGAATCCAAAATCAGCAAGGTAACATAACCAACCATTGCAACTCGCATGTGATTGAAGCTAATGTGCTAAACACATTTTTGTACCTCAAACGATCACAATACACTACCTTTCAATGTGACCAAGACTCTTATCAGCTTTGAAATGAAACCAGTTTTGgacataaaatcaatttttaaaacaaacttATATTACAACTTAATGTGATGTGTTCTGGTGTTTTACTTTCCAGTTTTTAAATCACACTGCTGATCATAAGTTTTAACTCTccaattcaaatatcatttgaaGTAATGTCTATAATTTTGACGTGAAAATGGTTAAAATTACATAACAGAGAAGGCTCAAGCAAGTGTTGATATCATTTCACAACTGCACATTCCCCGGCTGCAATTGTGCAAAGATTTCCCAGTTTGTACATCAGCCCTGGAAACAGGTGCATCGACGCCTGACACGTGCTATTTTGTGTGTGTCTGCATTATTGTAAATCTAAGTGGCTGCTACTCATGTCAACCATGAGACCATCGGGACATCAGCTCAAAACAATGCCCTTGGTGTCATCTAAAAGATTAGAAATCAAATATCTGGAGAGTTAAAATGACAAACTTAATTGTGCAACTTGTATTATTTGGAATGAGGATaataaaagtaacataaataGAAACACATTGGATGAGTTATTTTCTTTCCAGGAATCATAAATTGAACATAGAACCTGATGTAAGCAGAGATACTTAAGACACCATAATACACAATAACTAGTTCAAACTTTATTAGGTGTAACAAATTATGTGTACATATTATGACGTCGATATTTATAATTAATGCACAGGTGTGAAGAAGGTAATGAAACAGAATAAAAGAAACCTACGGTCTAGTAAACTTAAACCATAATCCTATTCCCAATACAAAAGCATCACATTTATCCTTAGGCTTCCTAATTTCTTCTATTCACAAAACCACATGTCCACAAGCAAAGACCGAAGAATGACGGAGTTTATTGTCCCACATCGATAACTAATGGTAGAATAGAGAGGAGCCTTGATTATATAGTTAAAGGCCGTGGAGAGATTTAAAGAACAGTTGAATTTTATGACGGGCATAAACTTCCTATCTAGTTTTAAACGGTTTTTTATTCTAGCTAGTTGAgtgagatggttggtatggtTCTATTACCTTATTGACTTGATTTAATTAGCTCAGTAGTGAAGAACTTAGGGGATACACTTAATATCATGACAGCAGACAGCTAGGTTAAAAAAATCCCTTACAATGATCAAAGGTCATTCATGTATAATTATATTTGTCAAATACTCCCTCAATCCTTTAACAAGTGagtcttttgtaaaaaaaatattgtttatcttTACAACCAATACTCCTAATtattttctcatatatatatatttgattaatgtATCTACCAGAAGCATTTCATGCATGAACGTTCAGACTCTTCCTTTAAATCAATTCTTGATAGCAAACCGTTAGAATACATTTATCGCGCTCCTTTGAGATAAacaattgtttttgttattgttaGATTCCTATGATAAAATTCAGGACCTGTGATGAATGTTGGACAACATAATGAAAGCTATAAAACGAAAAAGAAAGTCCAGGGAGAAAATGGGATGAAGTCGTCTTTTGGGACGAATCCCTATATTTATAAGTACATGGGGCTGATATGTTGTACCAGTTATAACAGAAAAATTAGAATAGTAAACTCTCTCTTTGTAGTGAATCTAATCTAATTACAATAATAAGCTATAATTGAGTATAAAAGAGTTGCACAATATGAATATTGATCTATTCAAACATAGGTTGCACACTATTCTTTTTATGTGTTCGCATCTGGTAGTACCACCATCGAATCATAATCAATCTCCAACGGGGAACTTGAATGCTTCCGCTGCTAGTGAAATTACCAGAGCCAAATAAGAAAAGAATCCTGAGCAAAAAAGAATCCtgtaaattcataaaatcattcTCCATAGTTTTTACAATATAGATAAGTAAATCTCTAATCATTTAGATAACATGCAACTTTAAAATCGATAAATGCGACTTTAACATGCAACTTTAAAATCTAGTGGTGTAGACATGTTAACTGTATGCTTACAAAACTAGGTACTCGAAATTGTTCCCTAACAATGTGTTGCTATCCTCGAATAAGCCCCAAGATCAGCTAGTAGATTTCTCAAAGAATTGCAATAGACTTGGTTAACAGAATTTGACTTCCCTAACATACAACTAACCATCCTAACCAACTCAACCGTGTAATACCCTCCCAAAAGTCGAAGATCGGTAAATGTCCATCAATCTGAGCTTGGCTATAAGATGGACGAATGGCTGAGGAGCAAGAGCCATAGTGAAGACGATTGCTATCTGATTAGCTGAAGACTGGCGATAACTTCATGAAACGAAGTGATAGTCTCTCGTGAACCACATCACAATCAATCTCAATTAAACACACAAGTAGAAGCATAGTGTAGTTCTCTCTTATTATCACAATACAACACCGGCGACAAAGAGAAAGTGAACCCAAAATCAGCAAGAAACATTACCATTGCCATTCGCAAGTGGTTGAAGCTAATGTGCGATACTCACCTTTGAAGCTCGAATGATCACAATACACTACCTTTAAATTAGTGAAGGTTTCTTTGATCAACTTTGAAATGACACAGAGTAGGTTTTGACAACAACTTTGACGGTTGCTAAACTGGGAATGTGATATCAGGCCTTATGGTAATTAAGtagagaaattttttatatcaaGTGAAAGTTATAGAGAAACTGATATGGGATCAAACTAGAAGTCCAACTTCCAAGAGTCCACAAGCACATACCGAAGAATGACTGAGTTTATTGTCCCACATCGATAACTAACGCTAGAATAGGAGAGATTTGGttatataataaaacaaaattacgGTTGGATATGATGACCGGCATTTACTGTTTGTTTGGATTAATACCATTTTTCTTCCGGCTAATTgagtgatgttgattttatggtTAATACCTCAGTCGGATGAtcaattgtataaaattataattaattttaacattttagatCTTAGTAGAAATTAATTGGATACACTTTGTTCCAAAGgcctttttttatatttttttaatttctgaaaattaattttcagaatttttaaattgttggaaaatagtgtgaagaaaaatctagtgttgagaatgttaagaatatgttcttcacttaatctaatcattgaatccaacttttcCATGGTGGAAAAGGATTAAGctttcccatgtgaacacacacctTGAAACGACCCATCATTTAATCTTgataaaaatacaaacaaaaactcTTCTCATGATTTATGGACTTATGCTATGTTTGATTTCGCGTTCAATTGTCATTTATCATGTCCCGATGTTGTTTCAACCACAAAAATCCTTAAGCTACAGAGTGGGGTGCTtggtttaatattttaatatgaacGCAATGTGGTTCCAAACGTATTATTAGTCAACTGTTTAGTCGTAGGAGTGTTGTTGGTACATCATAGTAAGAACAATATGTCTCATAATCTGATCTTTTGCACACTGAAATAAAATAGTTCACTTTTAGGAGTATGATGTATTTTGTGTCCTCACCAGCCTCATGTTATACCCTCCAGTCCCATGGCTCATGCCCCGCTTGGGTCACAAGCTAGCGCTGCTCAGCTCAGCGTGTCAAAATTTTATAAgcacatagtttttttttttttttttttttttttttttgaaaatttggtatCCGATCCAAAAACCGACTAATTTGAGGGGActaatcccaccgcccacttgtgGTGCCTCATTTAAAGCCCGAGCAAACTccgtatggacttagcccaccgaaattggcaccagaggaaATGGAATCTAAAACCTtgagaggagcaaactccaaaaACCCAAGTCAACCACTATGCCAACCCCAAATGGATTTTATAAGCACATAGTTGTCTCATATTGTAGCCAATTTGGGACTTAATGGATCCCATACGTAAAGTATTAAGTTGGAATACTATGGTTGACTTGATTTGTACATTAGGCATACTATGGACCGAAACTTTTGAATTAATAGAGCAAATTAGTCACGCACATGTCTAGAGGGATTAAATCTAATCTGGAAGTTATACAAAGACTAAATACACTTAAAAAGTATGATCCAAAACCAATTTTCAACTACAATCAGTGAAGTGCAGCATATATATAATCTGTAAATTGAACAAACGAATATACCTGGTTTACCTTTAGAGTAACAACATGCAACAGTATAACTTGCAACTGCTGCTTCATCAGGTTCTTTCTGGCTTTGTTCCGAAAACAgactcaaatttttataatgctTCCTCGTATTTAGCATCCCTCAACATTTAATGTTGAAGTTCATATAAACAAAATGACACCTCATTTAATCTACACAGGACAATTACATGACCATAAAGAGACCTAGATTGTTGTTACTAATGCTACcaaatgcattaattattttaaagtacTAAATTCATGCCAGATTTTTAATGTAACATCAAATTCCACAACAATAAACCAAACCTTAACTAAATTAGGCCTCCGATGATTATCGGTTTTGAGCATGTAATGGCAGTTTCAAAATACTAAATTCATACATATTCAAAGAGGTAATTCTTCACCAGAATATTAATACAATATCAAAATCCACAATCCTATGCCCAGCCTTGACCAAATAAAGCCTCCAAAAAATAACTATCCTGAACAATGTGCTAGCATTGAATTACTGGTACTGAATACTGATCACAAAGCAGCTATACCAAACCAGTTAAAGATATATCTAATTCTCTCAAGAAAAGAAccttttattgtaaaaaaataaaataaaagagggtcttcaatataattaataataggTTCTTTTCTTGAGAGAATTAATGGGACCTATTTAATGGTAGAAcccactatatatatattttttatatatatttcttactTAACGGTATtgtctatttatttttaacaaatagaaATGATTTTAACTCTAAACTTTTGATACATTAAAAAATTGCAATAACAAAGCTCGCACAGTTAGGTCAAAATATTAAAGGATCATGCTAACCGGTGTCCCAAGAACACTGGTTAAGGATGCCAAAAAAGGTAATTATACAATTTTCAAGgcaataattattaaataatttccTTATTTTGCATCCTTATTCAGTGTGCCCCGAGGGCAACAGTCAgcattttttaatgttaaatcatttaattttgataaaaatacaaacaaaaattatgGCATTAGAAGAATGTAAGTGCCTCAATAATAAGAGTAGTATGACTCCTGCACTCAAATTTTCTGATGTATTTCACCGTATGTAAATTATTCATGGCTTCTCATCTTACTTTTTCTCTTCTATTACTTTTGTAGAGTGTAACAAGAGAAGCTGAATTAGTTTTGTCGCAATATTTGGGGTAGAACATAGAAGTGATTGTGATAGGAGCATTGAAGTTGGATCTTGAAAGTCAGAAAAAGATGTGATCAAGAGATAAATGGCCGTATGCACCAAGCACTAAATAGTAATTAGGAAATGATAAATACTATATAAATAGGTTTGGATGTAATTATTTTATCTCCTAGAAAGAATGTAAAGTGATTGCATCTAAGTTTATTCCTTAATGGCAAAGACTGCTGACCCTCTTCCTCTATCACAAAATTGACTGGCGCACACCTCACTGAGCAtagttcaaattttattttaattttaatttttattactttattatttcagttttattcatatttatcttatttttatttatttatgaaaatcataaattattgttattactatttcatttcatatatcgacaaaacaacaattaaatatatgctaaattacttttttagctccttaactatttatttggtttcattttgttCCGTTAATCGGTTTTAGTTCGGTTTAAGGTCCCTTTTCTATATCTTGTTGCTCACATtgatcatttctcttttaagaAAAAACGATAAGTGATTGAACAGGTGGTATGTAAGCTTGTACTCTCAGCCAAAGTCGATATTCTTATTCAACCTTCTCACATATTATACTActacaaaagaaagaagtaaaTCATCAATGTAGCCATTTCCTTCTTCCCAAAAACGtaaacaaaatgtaaaaaaacagCATAGAACACCTAGAGAAAGTTAAGCTAGTAGCAATCacataaaaacattaatttcaaACACACAAATATCATGCTTAAGAAACAAGATCTTCCTCCTTGTGTGTCTCAATAACAAGGTCGGAACGAGGGTAAGCAACACATGTGAGAACAAACCCAGCACTTAATTGATCATCATCAAGGAAGCTATTATCTGAATTATCCACTTCCCCTTCTACAACTTTTGCAGCACATGAAGAGCAAGCACCAGCCCTGCATGAGTAAGGAAGATCGATGCCTTGTTCCTCGGCTACGTCAAGAATGTACTCATTATCCGGGCAGGTAAGTTCTTTAGTTCCATCTGGGGTAATGAGCTTCACCTTGTAAGTGGCCATGGCAGTGATACGACTTCCACGTCCGGCCTTCACACCAAATAGAGTTTGACCCACGTTAGGGAATGCTGTTAGGCTTGTGTTCATTGGCTGCCTCCTGATGAAGGAGGTGCTCACCATGGTTCCTGATAGGGCTGCTGTGGTGGTGGCCATGACTTTAGTGGGGGTGCAAAAGTGTGCTAGTATAGTAGAGACCAAGGCAGAGGACAGGAAATGTTTGTGTTGATGATATCTTGGGTGTAGGGTTTTGTGTGGAAATAGTGCGtttgtaacaaacaaacaagTAACATGGAATCCTATCTGCCACGTGGCAGTATTTTATTAGTTGTTTTATTAtccattgttattgttattatcaCTGGCAGTTGGTGATTGTGGTAGGCACAATCTTCCTTCCACAAGTTTCCAGAGCTAACCAAATTTTCcccatgaaaaaaattaattaaatgtttgGCACATTTGCAAAGagatttatttaaaacattaaataaattacTAAAAACAGAAAGGGATGGAACAAGGAGTATAAGATTCTCCAAGCAAAACATTTGTCCCAATTTGGAAGTAATAATGGCCAGTGGTTACACAACTACCACATTACTTTGGTCTTTTCTCCAAACATTTAACAATGCGCAGCTATGTTAGGCTGTTAACATCAGCAAAAACATTATATTTACCTGGTGCTTTCACTTAAATTTTCAGTATTTCTTATCTGAACACTTGTCAAATACAGATATAACCAATTGAAAGAGGCTTTCTTATCAAAATATtgtgatgtttatttttttaaggggtaTTCTGAAGCGTGGGAAAAAGACACCTTCCATTAAATGTTTGCCCTTGCCAAGCTGCATTTCACACACCAAGGTTCACTAAAATCCAGAGAATAAGGCAAAAACTGACGAAAACCATACTGTCATGAAGAACAAGCAGCATAAATTGTATATCTAATTACAACTGTTATTCGCCAAAACCACTACACAATATAGCTTAAGGTGTTGCATATAAAGATTAATAGTGGTCCGGACGGTCTCAAACTTGACCCACAATGTCTTCGGCTCTTCTACAACGATGATAAAATATTTACTCAGCCCAAAGAAAAACTAATAAGGTAACTTAAATACAATGCAAGcaataattgaaatttaa from Medicago truncatula cultivar Jemalong A17 chromosome 8, MtrunA17r5.0-ANR, whole genome shotgun sequence includes the following:
- the LOC11414625 gene encoding phospholipase D delta isoform X3; its protein translation is MDQVQGGGNEYPVFLHGDLDLFIIEAKSLPNLDLSTEAIRKCLTMGNSCTPPFVKGLKTHSGKDKIITSDPYVSICLAGATIAQTRVIPNCENPLWDEHFLVPVAHPAHKIEFLVKDNDILGAELIGVVEIPVQKILSGNILNDWFPIIGQYGNCLKPYPELHISIQYMSIDVNEDNGSVNYGVPGTYFPLRRGGNVTLYQDAHVPDGMLPEIELEGGKMFQHSKCWEDICHAILEAHHMIYIIGWSIFHPVKLVREPTKPLPSGGELSLGELLKYKSQEGLRVVMLIWDDRTSHDKFLLKTEGVMQTHDEETKKFFKHSTVHCILSPRYASNKLSIFKQQVVGTLFTHHQKCVLVDTQGSGNNRKITAFIGGLDLCDGRYDTPEHRLFSDLDTVFQNDFHNPTFQLNSNSSAPRQPWHDLHCKIEGPAAYDILTNFEQRSRKAKKWRDFRLRKVTNWHDDALLRLDRISWIVKPSSGPDGDKSVRVTEETDPENWHVQVFRSIDSGSVKGFPKDVDKAKAQNLLCGKNLKVDQSIHAAYVKAIRSAQRFVYIENQYFLGSSYHWPTYRNAGANHLIPMELALKIASKIIAHERFSVYIVIPMWPEGVPTSAAVQEILFWQGQTMSMMYKIVADALAKAGLSECYHPQDYLNFYCLGKREPHSRESLSTQSQSSENRALFRRFMIYVHAKGMIVDDGYVIIGSANINQRSMDGSRDTEIAMGAYQPKHTLAEKNSLPRGQVYGYRMSLWAEHLGGIDGSFTEPHTLECVRRVNRIARKNWSIYVSEESLQMKGNLMHYPVHVSRNGKVSTQEGQEYFPDVGGKILGSQNSLPDALTT
- the LOC11414625 gene encoding phospholipase D delta isoform X1, translating into MDQVQGGGNEYPVFLHGDLDLFIIEAKSLPNLDLSTEAIRKCLTMGNSCTPPFVKGLKTHSGKDKIITSDPYVSICLAGATIAQTRVIPNCENPLWDEHFLVPVAHPAHKIEFLVKDNDILGAELIGVVEIPVQKILSGNILNDWFPIIGQYGNCLKPYPELHISIQYMSIDVNEDNGSVNYGVPGTYFPLRRGGNVTLYQDAHVPDGMLPEIELEGGKMFQHSKCWEDICHAILEAHHMIYIIGWSIFHPVKLVREPTKPLPSGGELSLGELLKYKSQEGLRVVMLIWDDRTSHDKFLLKTEGVMQTHDEETKKFFKHSTVHCILSPRYASNKLSIFKQQVVGTLFTHHQKCVLVDTQGSGNNRKITAFIGGLDLCDGRYDTPEHRLFSDLDTVFQNDFHNPTFQLNSNSSAPRQPWHDLHCKIEGPAAYDILTNFEQRSRKAKKWRDFRLRKVTNWHDDALLRLDRISWIVKPSSGPDGDKSVRVTEETDPENWHVQVFRSIDSGSVKGFPKDVDKAKAQNLLCGKNLKVDQSIHAAYVKAIRSAQRFVYIENQYFLGSSYHWPTYRNAGANHLIPMELALKIASKIIAHERFSVYIVIPMWPEGVPTSAAVQEILFWQGQTMSMMYKIVADALAKAGLSECYHPQDYLNFYCLGKREPHSRESLSTQSQSSENRALVSVKKFRRFMIYVHAKGMIVDDGYVIIGSANINQRSMDGSRDTEIAMGAYQPKHTLAEKNSLPRGQVYGYRMSLWAEHLGGIDGSFTEPHTLECVRRVNRIARKNWSIYVSEESLQMKGNLMHYPVHVSRNGKVSTQEGQEYFPDVGGKILGSQNSLPDALTT
- the LOC11414625 gene encoding phospholipase D delta isoform X2, which translates into the protein MDQVQGGGNEYPVFLHGDLDLFIIEAKSLPNLDLSTEAIRKCLTMGNSCTPPFVKGLKTHSGKDKIITSDPYVSICLAGATIAQTRVIPNCENPLWDEHFLVPVAHPAHKIEFLVKDNDILGAELIGVVEIPVQKILSGNILNDWFPIIGQYGNCLKPYPELHISIQYMSIDVNEDNGSVNYGVPGTYFPLRRGGNVTLYQDAHVPDGMLPEIELEGGKMFQHSKCWEDICHAILEAHHMIYIIGWSIFHPVKLVREPTKPLPSGGELSLGELLKYKSQEGLRVVMLIWDDRTSHDKFLLKTEGVMQTHDEETKKFFKHSTVHCILSPRYASNKLSIFKQQALPILLNLLDQVVGTLFTHHQKCVLVDTQGSGNNRKITAFIGGLDLCDGRYDTPEHRLFSDLDTVFQNDFHNPTFQLNSNSSAPRQPWHDLHCKIEGPAAYDILTNFEQRSRKAKKWRDFRLRKVTNWHDDALLRLDRISWIVKPSSGPDGDKSVRVTEETDPENWHVQVFRSIDSGSVKGFPKDVDKAKAQNLLCGKNLKVDQSIHAAYVKAIRSAQRFVYIENQYFLGSSYHWPTYRNAGANHLIPMELALKIASKIIAHERFSVYIVIPMWPEGVPTSAAVQEILFWQGQTMSMMYKIVADALAKAGLSECYHPQDYLNFYCLGKREPHSRESLSTQSQSSENRALFRRFMIYVHAKGMIVDDGYVIIGSANINQRSMDGSRDTEIAMGAYQPKHTLAEKNSLPRGQVYGYRMSLWAEHLGGIDGSFTEPHTLECVRRVNRIARKNWSIYVSEESLQMKGNLMHYPVHVSRNGKVSTQEGQEYFPDVGGKILGSQNSLPDALTT